The Malus sylvestris chromosome 3, drMalSylv7.2, whole genome shotgun sequence genomic sequence ttatattctatttcaaACCAAACAACAAGGAATGCAAATGGTTCTCGGCCCTCGATCTCTCTCTTTCAAAAATGTTGTTGACTTCCATTTACGACCATCGTGATCGGACCGTTGCATCATGAGGTGGTTCTTCCATTTGTATAGGGGCGTTCTCGTGACCTAGTTCTAATTTAAGAGAAAAACTTATATGAAAGAAGTTTATCGTTAAATTATGTTCCAATTCAATATATAATGTCATGTAAAATACAAACTTACCCATAATATTATATAATTGAACCCTGTTCCCTACATAGTAGCcaaaagttggcaacaaagaaGGGAACAAAGTCCAAAAACAgtacataaaatttcaaatcGAACTTAATTCAAGTGCATTTGTGAGCGACTTCGAAACTATGGTTGCGACATGAACATGATATAACAAACTCATGACTATTTGAATGAGCGATTATCTTACCAATCAGTTTCTTTTTATTAATGGCGTGAGAGATTTGAAGTTGGATATAACATTAGAAATAGAAGTGACATTAGATAAATAGCTAGTTGGTATTTTAGGACTACCACTTAGTACTTAAGAGtagtgtttgaaatttcttcgatATGATAGAAATTTCAATGAGAATCAACATATTTCATTGATATTTTTGACATATCGGCTAAATATTAGGATCGACATATACATGGAGTTGGAACAAGATTGCAGCAGTATGCTAGTTACCGTGGTACGTTAGAATAGAATGACTCTATGTATATATTGAAAcctcgaccgttggatcatgcCAATGAATCTTGTATAAGGCTAAGATCAAAATGGGATATGTTTCGCTTTGGCCTTGTGATATACGACTCGTCGCATTTCAGAAGAAGAATGGACGATGTCGTTTCGTACTTTTTGTTCTTTCTACTCCGCGCTCCCTCcaaaatttgagagattttttaatatgATTGGCATACGAAATGGTACACAATGTATTACTATATAAATAgtaagttaaaaaaattaataacttaaaaaataaaatttgtcatCACTTCTATTAAAATATGTAGTATATGACTTGTGTTCCGTTATAATTAAAAGTTTTTTCCCAAAATTGCCCATATATCTCGAGAACTGTTGCCCTCGCTCCCACCAGCGAAGAACCCGCCCATCGGCCAACCGGTTCGCCCGAACCAGGTTGTCGGAAACCCATACAACCGTCATCCCTCCATGGCCTCGACCTCTCGCACTCATGGCGTCACGGGCCGGATCCGAACCGCCACGGCCAATCTCCACGAGGACAACCAGTCTCTTATCTCCGTAAGCTGTTAATTTTTatgcctttttatttttgtaggaaaaaaaatagcagTTTATTGTTGTTCTTATGGAAGATTATCTGTGGTTTCAGGATattgggaaagctttcagtttgatGAAGGAAATTGCAGTCGATTTCGAGAGTGCTAAGCAATTTGAGAAGGTAATGTCCTTAAACGAAAAGTGGTTTTAATTTCTGAAATTTGTAGGTGCTGCTAAAAGCCTGGAACTTTAGCAAAGTTCTGAAATTTTTGagtaatttgaaattttgggtttATCTAATGTTTTGCCATTTGGATATGGTTTGGCTAGAAACTGTTAAGATAAAATGGAATTGTAACTGTGATTAAACTGGCCCATCATAGATCATAGATTGAAGATATGAATTATTTCTCGAGATATGAGAACTCGAAACTGTGACAGGTGAAGGAGCTCGAAAATGCCGTTGTTGAATTGGTGGCTACTTATGAAGACTGTTCACATTTTTCGTCAGCAATTGAATCTGTTGGACATAAATACCAACCTGGGCCTGAGGTGCTAGGAATTTTCTTCTTCATGTATTGTTTCTCATTCAATGACTTTGCTTATTCTTGTTCCGATCTCGATTGACTTATTTGTTGTTTATGGGCCAGCTTACTGATTTCGATAAGTTGTTCAAGAATGAGGTTGCACAGCTGAAGGCAAACTCATCTTCAGTTCCCCAAAACCATCCTCTGATACGTCAATTCCGGGAAGTTGTCTGGGTATGAACTTTTGTACTTTAAATGCACAGaataagattttgaaaattttcgcTGACTTTCGACGATGCTGTTGGACAATACTAAAGTAAGCACAATGAATTAATAAATGcttcttattttgttattaGTAATAAACTTTACCTCGCCTTTCTTATGACAGGCAAATTCAGCTGGAATGATGCTAACTAGTTTAGAAACCAAACAAttgttaaaagcacttttcTGCCTAACTTAGCAATAGtttgtctaattattttatttcttgaGTTGAAGGGAATGTTATTTATGTCTATGGCTAAAAGGGTATAAAATTACATTAACTGAGCAAGTAGTTTTCTGGTTAAGCTCTATTCTGACTACTGTTTGCCAATCCTTAGACTAAATGGCCGTTGTAACCTTGGTGCTGCATGCCAGTATATGAGTATAATTGTAACTGCATAGTGTTGGGAGAAGTAAACCACTTATTAGAGTGTAGCAGGTCTTACTTCAAAGAGAATTGATAGTTTTATGTGTTATATCTTTTCCCGAATGAATATGATCTGCGGAGATACTGTTTATTGTAGTTTTTCTTATTCTTGTTTAAGGGTAGAAAGACCATTTATGGTGGGCGTGTATGCTGGCCTCTGTTGACAAATAAAGGCTTAATTCCGCTTATGACAATAGGTTATGTTGTATGATAGTTCTGTGATAATATCTTGTTATGACAATTGTTTCTGTGGTATGTATCTCCATGCTTGGGAAGGAATATTAAGTGCTTCATTGGTATCTAAATTATACCTCGTCTGATGCATTTTGAAACTTGTAAGATCAGTCATCTGTGTTGACTGTTGTTAAGGTTACTACATATGTTTGGATTTCAAATCCTTCTTTTGCTGCATGTTTCATTTCTCCGTCATTCTGTACCTCATAATTTTGTCTCATGCTTAATCCTCTTTATATTTTTGTAAACCTGAAGTTAAGGGATGATTGCAATCTTTCTGTTATGAAAATGTACAGTGGAAGTAGTGGAAAGTAAGTTCCTTATGAAAATTATTTGTTCATAGTGTTCTTTGTTTGTTAGGCAAATGTTTATAGTTTAGTGTAACTTTAGCAGTAAATCTGCCGAGGAGCAGAGAAAGTATTGTTTAAATTGAAAGTGTCTGTATCGTACCAAGGAATGGAAGCTATTATTATTGTTAATATTCTACCACGGATGTATGTTATTTGCTTGTCTCAAGTTTTTATTTCTGAGTTggagtttttaatatttttctgcaGAAAGTCCATCACGCAGGAGAACCTATGCCAGGTGAAGAGCAGGAGGACATTGTAATGACGAGCAACCAAAGCACTATTTTGAATGTCACTTGTCCATTAAGTGGAAAGCCTGTCACTGAACTGGAGCATCCAGTTCGCAGGTGATGTATCAGTTTCTTCAGacatttatctttttctttgttggGAAAATATGAATTTACGGTCTTTGCTGAATGTTGGTGTGGCATAGACTTCTAGCATTGAGTATTTATGTGTGTTTATGCGTTTCCAGCCCCTTCTTATATTTACTTTAGCTCGTACTAGACTGTTGTAGACCTTTCTAATGTTAAAGTTTTTTCTTGGTGTATTTTTTCCCCAAATGCAGTGTCGTATGCAAGCATGTTTACGACAAAGGACATATCATGCATTACTTACGGGAAAACAACACACGATGCCCTGTTGCaggtatatttattttttgttcccCTACATCAGTTGGACTTATACTTTGGTGAGATTGCTAAACCCCTTTGGTTTTTCCTCCTATCAGCTTGCCCTGCGAAATTGAAGTCAGATAAAGTGAAGGATGATCCACTGTTAGCCGCTGATATTGATGAATTGCGTAAAACGCAGAATCAGAATGTCATGACTGATGTGATGGACGTCACTGAGTTTGAAGAGTGATTGGATGATTTCGGGATGTGAAAAGTTTCTAAATGACATTACAGCTTTAGCTATTTCGACATCTTTTAGGTCATTGTGAAGTAGTCAGGTATTCTGTATTATGGTTTTGTATAGAGTGACCTGGTTTTATGATATTGCATATGTAGTACTAGTAGTTGAAAGCACTTCCAGTTCCTTCTCTCTGTTGAATTCTTTTAGACTGCATTTGGACAAGTGCATTAACATGAGGCATTCAGTTGGATTGCCTGATTCAAATTGTTTACTCGGTTAAATCTCATTATTCTATATTTGA encodes the following:
- the LOC126615326 gene encoding E3 SUMO-protein ligase MMS21-like — protein: MASTSRTHGVTGRIRTATANLHEDNQSLISDIGKAFSLMKEIAVDFESAKQFEKVKELENAVVELVATYEDCSHFSSAIESVGHKYQPGPELTDFDKLFKNEVAQLKANSSSVPQNHPLIRQFREVVWKVHHAGEPMPGEEQEDIVMTSNQSTILNVTCPLSGKPVTELEHPVRSVVCKHVYDKGHIMHYLRENNTRCPVAACPAKLKSDKVKDDPLLAADIDELRKTQNQNVMTDVMDVTEFEE